A part of Corynebacterium lactis RW2-5 genomic DNA contains:
- a CDS encoding NlpC/P60 family protein, which translates to MAKNIRVQARCAPRGVISAATVSGLLLGAVSLAPVADAQDAAPSEFDLSTADGIVAELEKLSRETEGVSEEVKTLDDEVKGKEGELKKAEGALAASRDKVAAAQRDLDGLTDDISYFAKKRMRGELIDPLTAALGSGSAQDAIDRTSYINKMFRDNDETVAKVADSKAAAQSEERNALRLQEDIRKQIDDLAKRRTELDRRSSDLEARAEEVRNMVDGLSTDQRSAWMLKNNPVTEGLKDLLGSSAAVDAAMAKLGAPYSWGAAGPSEFDCSGLMVWAYQQIGKSIPRTSQAQLAGGTPVSRDELQPGDIIGFYPGVTHVGMYIGNGQIIHASDYGIPVQVVSIDQGGPYQGAVRY; encoded by the coding sequence GTGGCTAAAAACATTCGAGTTCAGGCGCGTTGTGCACCTCGTGGTGTTATCAGTGCGGCGACCGTATCTGGTCTCCTATTGGGGGCGGTTAGCCTCGCCCCTGTTGCGGATGCTCAGGATGCCGCACCTTCGGAGTTTGATTTATCTACCGCGGATGGGATCGTAGCTGAGCTAGAAAAGCTCTCCCGCGAAACCGAGGGGGTCTCCGAGGAAGTTAAGACCTTGGATGATGAGGTCAAGGGCAAGGAGGGCGAGCTCAAGAAGGCCGAGGGCGCCCTGGCTGCGTCGCGTGATAAGGTAGCCGCAGCTCAGCGTGACCTGGATGGGCTCACTGACGACATTTCCTACTTCGCTAAGAAGCGCATGCGCGGAGAGCTGATTGATCCGCTTACCGCTGCTCTTGGTTCCGGTAGTGCGCAGGACGCGATTGACCGCACCTCGTATATCAACAAGATGTTCCGGGATAATGACGAAACTGTCGCTAAGGTTGCCGACTCCAAGGCGGCGGCCCAGTCCGAGGAACGCAACGCCCTCCGACTGCAGGAGGATATCCGCAAGCAGATCGATGACCTGGCAAAACGTCGGACAGAGCTCGACCGGCGCAGCTCTGATCTCGAGGCCCGCGCCGAAGAGGTCCGCAACATGGTCGACGGGTTGAGCACTGATCAGCGTTCTGCGTGGATGCTGAAGAATAACCCCGTCACGGAAGGGCTGAAGGATTTGCTCGGCTCGTCCGCCGCGGTCGATGCTGCTATGGCCAAGCTGGGCGCGCCGTACTCCTGGGGAGCTGCGGGGCCGTCCGAGTTCGATTGCTCGGGGCTGATGGTCTGGGCATACCAGCAGATTGGCAAGTCTATCCCGCGCACCTCTCAGGCTCAGTTGGCCGGCGGCACGCCGGTCTCGCGCGATGAGCTCCAGCCGGGTGACATTATCGGCTTCTACCCGGGCGTGACTCACGTCGGTATGTACATCGGTAATGGTCAGATCATTCACGCCTCCGACTACGGTATCCCGGTGCAGGTAGTGTCGATTGACCAGGGCGGTCCCTACCAGGGCGCTGTCCGCTACTAG
- a CDS encoding NlpC/P60 family protein, which yields MGKHHRRSNFARNAAAFGATVASVTALAVPAASANPLNDIQGVLGGFDSPQVPGVQQIVGQFSNFGGGDITSAAQSTGAKIVDAARSQIGTPYVWGGSQPGGFDCSGLTSWAYQQVGKSIPRTSQAQASSGSPVSSPDLGDIVSFYSGATHVGIFSGNGNVIHAPQTGDVVKEAPMNYMPVHNIVRF from the coding sequence ATGGGTAAGCACCACCGTCGTTCTAACTTCGCCCGCAACGCAGCAGCCTTCGGCGCAACCGTCGCCAGCGTCACCGCCCTCGCAGTTCCGGCTGCATCCGCAAATCCACTGAATGACATCCAGGGTGTCCTGGGTGGCTTCGATTCTCCGCAGGTTCCGGGCGTCCAGCAGATCGTCGGCCAGTTCTCCAACTTCGGTGGCGGCGACATCACCAGCGCTGCTCAGTCCACCGGTGCGAAGATTGTGGACGCTGCTCGTTCCCAGATCGGCACCCCGTACGTGTGGGGCGGCTCTCAGCCGGGCGGCTTCGACTGCTCCGGCCTGACCTCCTGGGCTTACCAGCAGGTTGGCAAGTCCATCCCGCGCACCTCTCAGGCTCAGGCCTCCTCGGGTTCCCCGGTTTCCTCTCCGGATCTCGGTGACATCGTTTCCTTCTACTCCGGTGCAACCCACGTCGGCATCTTCTCCGGTAATGGCAACGTGATTCACGCTCCGCAGACCGGTGACGTCGTCAAGGAAGCTCCGATGAACTACATGCCGGTTCACAACATCGTCCGCTTCTAG
- a CDS encoding DEDD exonuclease domain-containing protein, whose protein sequence is MDDHQGKLFFPHRADTDETSESEASIAPPDPSSEAPAEDSSLFDTTFVVVDLETTGLKAGEDQILEIGAAKVRGGTVLETFSELIDPGAPIPDYITTLTGITDADVADEPQIGTVLPRFFEFARNAIWVAHNAKFDLGFLRQASADLDIAWPSPQVVDTLELSRRLIERSKVGRYRLSNLAKFVGSPVRPSHRALDDALATADVLHYLIERLAGHHVETNDQLTQFSTKVPSEIRAKRSLAAQAPHSPGVYIFRSSNGDPLYIGTAVDLRRRLLQYFNGSDSRRKITEMLRLADSIETIECCHGLEAEVREARLISSLRPPYNRQRTEPTRGWYIVAAPISSAPAKISRTATLPTKVRGKGAAENSTTLSLGPFRTKDTATAIRDRFIDRSEDFRTTLTEILDGGKSEIEDMLEEISALADSHRFQRAAVQRDRAADFISTLDRQQRLATLAAIPSLQIAYPDGAGGWHLAEVKYGRLTAAGTAPRGSNSEYITKPLEAASSTVVPDTSIYKGASIDELAIIWKWILRPEVRLKPTGGDLSSPIDGAGKFIQWARDAADARRSK, encoded by the coding sequence GTGGACGACCATCAAGGGAAACTCTTCTTCCCGCATCGCGCTGACACCGACGAAACGTCGGAAAGCGAAGCGAGCATCGCCCCGCCAGACCCGAGCTCGGAAGCGCCGGCTGAGGATAGTTCACTTTTTGACACTACTTTCGTCGTCGTTGACCTCGAAACCACCGGCCTTAAAGCGGGCGAAGACCAAATCCTTGAAATTGGCGCCGCAAAAGTCCGGGGTGGCACGGTCCTGGAGACCTTTTCGGAACTCATCGATCCCGGAGCCCCGATTCCCGACTACATCACTACCCTCACCGGCATCACTGACGCCGACGTCGCAGACGAGCCCCAAATTGGCACCGTCCTCCCTCGCTTCTTCGAATTCGCCCGCAACGCAATCTGGGTGGCTCACAACGCCAAATTCGACCTTGGCTTCCTCCGTCAGGCCTCGGCAGACCTCGACATCGCCTGGCCCTCGCCGCAGGTGGTCGACACCCTCGAGCTATCCCGCCGCCTCATCGAGCGAAGCAAAGTCGGCAGGTATCGCCTCTCCAACCTGGCGAAGTTCGTCGGCTCACCCGTCCGACCCTCCCACCGTGCGCTTGACGACGCCCTCGCCACCGCCGACGTCCTCCACTACCTCATTGAGCGCCTGGCGGGACACCATGTGGAAACCAACGACCAACTCACCCAATTCTCAACGAAGGTCCCCTCCGAGATTCGCGCTAAGAGGTCCCTCGCGGCCCAAGCCCCGCACAGCCCTGGTGTCTATATTTTTCGGTCTTCAAATGGCGACCCCTTATATATTGGAACCGCAGTGGACCTTCGACGTAGGCTGCTGCAATATTTCAACGGCTCCGATTCCCGGCGCAAGATTACAGAGATGCTCCGGCTAGCGGATTCTATCGAGACCATCGAGTGCTGCCACGGTCTCGAGGCAGAGGTGCGAGAGGCAAGACTCATCTCATCGCTTCGACCTCCCTACAACAGACAGCGCACCGAACCTACCCGCGGCTGGTACATCGTTGCCGCGCCGATTTCTTCCGCGCCGGCCAAGATCTCTCGCACTGCTACCCTGCCTACGAAGGTCCGCGGTAAGGGCGCGGCAGAAAACTCGACGACTCTCAGCCTCGGCCCCTTCCGGACCAAAGACACCGCTACCGCGATCCGGGACAGGTTTATCGATCGCAGTGAAGACTTCCGCACGACACTGACCGAAATCCTGGACGGCGGCAAGAGCGAGATCGAGGACATGTTGGAAGAAATCTCAGCACTAGCCGACTCCCACCGATTCCAGCGGGCCGCCGTCCAGCGGGACCGGGCCGCCGATTTCATCTCAACCCTCGATCGCCAGCAACGGCTAGCCACCCTTGCGGCCATTCCGTCACTCCAGATTGCCTACCCCGACGGCGCGGGTGGCTGGCACCTGGCCGAGGTAAAGTACGGGCGCCTAACTGCTGCCGGAACCGCGCCCCGCGGCAGCAATTCCGAATACATTACAAAACCGCTGGAAGCAGCTTCATCCACCGTCGTACCGGATACCTCTATATATAAAGGAGCATCCATAGATGAACTCGCAATTATCTGGAAGTGGATTCTCCGCCCCGAAGTGCGGCTAAAGCCCACCGGAGGCGACCTTTCCAGCCCGATTGACGGGGCGGGAAAATTCATCCAGTGGGCTCGAGATGCCGCGGATGCGCGCCGCTCAAAATAG
- the trpD gene encoding anthranilate phosphoribosyltransferase, giving the protein MSGLNHDKVVAKWREVLATIGAGKEVSAEGIGFAMDQIMSGVSDDVHTATFAFGLLAKGITPAELDAAADGMLSFARPVPSDGLADAVSRGAVDIVGTGGDGAHTVNISTMSMVVIAASGTPVLKHGNRAASSKSGGADMLEALGIDIEDGVVSSAEHPEFFLRFLFAARYHPAMRFAGPVRKELAVPTLFNLLGPLTNPARPKASLIGCAFEDLMETMANTFARRGQSVLVVRGSDGLDEITVTGPTRVFVVSEGSVHQDVIDPHDYGMEYAPHDALRGGDPAYNAEVARKVWSGELRGPIRDAVVLNSAAALVASRGLGGKSLRESMALAIEDVQRTLDSGLCAEIINAATSN; this is encoded by the coding sequence ATGAGCGGATTGAACCATGACAAGGTGGTCGCGAAGTGGCGCGAGGTCCTCGCAACCATCGGCGCCGGCAAAGAGGTCTCCGCTGAAGGTATCGGTTTCGCGATGGACCAGATCATGTCCGGCGTATCCGATGACGTTCACACCGCGACTTTCGCATTCGGTCTCCTCGCCAAGGGAATCACCCCGGCAGAGCTCGACGCCGCCGCAGACGGCATGCTCTCCTTCGCTCGGCCGGTCCCTTCGGATGGGCTTGCCGACGCCGTGTCCCGCGGTGCGGTAGATATTGTCGGCACGGGTGGAGACGGGGCGCATACCGTCAACATTTCGACAATGTCCATGGTGGTCATCGCAGCTTCGGGTACTCCGGTCCTCAAGCACGGAAACCGCGCAGCATCGTCGAAGTCCGGTGGCGCGGACATGCTCGAGGCCTTGGGAATCGACATTGAGGACGGCGTGGTCTCATCTGCGGAGCACCCCGAGTTCTTCCTGCGTTTCTTGTTCGCAGCTCGCTACCATCCGGCGATGCGTTTCGCCGGTCCGGTCCGCAAGGAGCTCGCGGTGCCGACCCTGTTCAACCTTTTGGGGCCCCTGACTAATCCGGCGCGTCCGAAGGCGAGCCTCATTGGCTGTGCCTTTGAAGATCTGATGGAGACTATGGCGAATACTTTTGCTCGTCGTGGCCAGAGCGTTCTCGTCGTCCGGGGCAGCGATGGGCTCGATGAGATTACAGTGACGGGCCCGACCCGGGTATTCGTAGTATCGGAGGGCTCGGTCCACCAGGATGTCATTGATCCTCATGATTACGGTATGGAGTACGCTCCTCACGATGCTCTCCGCGGAGGTGATCCGGCCTACAACGCAGAGGTTGCCCGGAAGGTCTGGTCCGGTGAATTGAGAGGTCCGATCCGTGATGCGGTCGTCCTGAATTCGGCGGCTGCTCTTGTTGCATCTCGTGGTCTCGGTGGAAAGAGCTTGCGAGAGTCGATGGCCCTTGCGATCGAGGACGTTCAGCGCACTTTGGACTCTGGTCTGTGTGCAGAGATTATCAACGCAGCAACTAGCAATTAA
- a CDS encoding cytochrome c oxidase subunit 3, translating into MTSAVENQGMTAPRRAATLNRPNMVSVGTIVFLSQELMFFAGLFAMYFVSRANGQGESWDWGTGHLNVPYACVITAILISSSFTAQWGVFAAERGDVFALRKWYALSTALGAVFLVGQAYEYITLVGHGLTIQNSIYGSVFFITTGFHAAHVLAGVLAFVVVLIRTAKSKFTPAQATAAIVVSYYWHFVDVVWIGLFITIYFIQ; encoded by the coding sequence GTGACGAGCGCAGTTGAAAATCAAGGTATGACAGCACCACGTCGTGCCGCTACACTGAACCGGCCCAATATGGTCAGTGTCGGCACAATCGTGTTCCTGTCTCAGGAATTAATGTTCTTCGCCGGCTTGTTCGCGATGTACTTCGTGTCACGCGCCAACGGCCAGGGCGAATCATGGGATTGGGGAACGGGCCACCTCAACGTCCCTTACGCATGTGTGATTACGGCGATTCTGATTTCGTCTTCGTTCACTGCCCAGTGGGGCGTGTTCGCAGCCGAACGCGGCGACGTTTTTGCACTCCGTAAGTGGTACGCACTGTCGACCGCCCTGGGTGCAGTGTTCCTCGTGGGCCAGGCCTACGAGTACATCACCCTGGTCGGCCACGGCCTCACAATCCAGAACTCGATTTACGGTTCGGTCTTCTTCATCACCACCGGATTCCACGCCGCCCACGTTCTCGCGGGTGTGCTGGCCTTCGTCGTGGTGCTGATTCGTACCGCTAAGTCGAAGTTCACCCCGGCGCAGGCGACCGCTGCCATCGTAGTTTCCTACTACTGGCACTTCGTCGACGTCGTGTGGATTGGCCTGTTCATCACCATCTACTTCATCCAGTAG
- a CDS encoding c-type cytochrome — MENTISETKGTKPLVAARKSKGRRKMRRTASGIMAMAIALTGAGFLANALTPDAQTATAQQDEAAMIQQGKELYDVACITCHGANLQGVKDRGKSLIGVGEGSVYFQVHSGRMPMLRNEAQAARKTPRYSEEQILAIAAYVQSNGGGAGIVKDADGSIAMDSLRGKNAGSNGEIDPADVARGSELFRLNCASCHNFTGRGGALSGGKYAPVLDPANEQEIYQAMLTGPQNMPKFSDRQLSADEKKDIIAYIKNAKETPTQGGWGLGGIGPVTEGMAMWIVGIVALVAAALWIGSRR, encoded by the coding sequence ATGGAAAACACTATCTCCGAAACCAAGGGCACTAAGCCCTTGGTGGCGGCCCGTAAGTCGAAGGGTCGCCGTAAGATGCGCCGTACTGCCTCCGGCATTATGGCAATGGCCATCGCCCTGACCGGCGCTGGCTTCCTCGCAAACGCACTGACCCCTGATGCTCAGACGGCTACTGCCCAGCAGGATGAAGCCGCCATGATCCAGCAGGGTAAGGAGCTTTACGATGTCGCTTGTATCACCTGCCACGGTGCAAACCTGCAGGGTGTCAAGGACCGCGGTAAGTCCCTGATTGGTGTCGGCGAAGGCTCCGTGTACTTCCAGGTTCACTCCGGCCGTATGCCGATGCTCCGCAATGAAGCTCAGGCAGCCCGTAAGACTCCGCGTTACTCCGAGGAGCAGATTCTCGCTATCGCAGCCTACGTTCAGTCCAACGGCGGTGGCGCTGGCATCGTCAAGGACGCCGACGGTTCTATCGCAATGGATTCCCTCCGCGGTAAGAACGCTGGCTCTAACGGCGAAATTGATCCCGCTGACGTTGCACGCGGTTCCGAGCTCTTCCGACTGAACTGTGCATCCTGCCACAACTTCACCGGTCGTGGTGGCGCACTGTCCGGCGGTAAGTACGCACCGGTCCTGGACCCTGCAAATGAGCAGGAAATCTACCAGGCTATGCTCACCGGTCCGCAGAACATGCCAAAGTTCTCCGATCGCCAGCTCTCCGCTGACGAGAAGAAGGACATCATCGCCTACATCAAGAATGCCAAGGAAACTCCGACCCAGGGCGGTTGGGGCCTCGGTGGCATCGGCCCGGTTACTGAGGGCATGGCGATGTGGATTGTAGGCATTGTCGCTCTCGTAGCGGCCGCTCTTTGGATTGGATCCCGCCGATGA
- a CDS encoding ubiquinol-cytochrome c reductase iron-sulfur subunit codes for MSNHDNKKYSSEELSKMSNAELARLGAELDDVTIAYRKERFPIANDPAEKRAAAGVTIWLALAVVLGLAFAGIYLFYPWHYKGLGEEGLWLYTLYTPLLGVTLGGCIVSLGVGAVKFTKRFIPEEISVQRRHDGPSEEVDQKTIVALLNDSWQTSTLGRRSAIKGLLGTGAVLAGIGMILPFGGMIKNPWKPRHEVDVTGDGTLWTTGWTLVEKGEKVYLGRDTGAIAEEGHHGYSTKGVSRLVRIRPEDLSAGAMETVFPLPEGDVNDGDKYSKEADVYEAHMHSIHGSRNSVMLIRLRAQDAAKATLRQGQEDFHYGDYFAYSKICTHIGCPTSLYEQQTNRILCPCHQSQFDALHYGKPVFGPAARALPQLPISVDEEGFMYAKGNFVEPVGPAFWERKS; via the coding sequence ATGAGTAATCACGACAACAAGAAGTACAGCTCCGAAGAGCTGTCGAAGATGAGCAACGCCGAGCTCGCCCGCCTGGGTGCCGAGCTCGACGATGTGACCATTGCGTACCGCAAGGAACGCTTCCCAATCGCCAACGACCCGGCTGAAAAGCGCGCCGCTGCAGGCGTGACCATCTGGCTGGCTCTTGCCGTTGTTTTGGGCCTGGCATTCGCCGGCATCTACCTCTTCTACCCATGGCACTACAAGGGCCTCGGCGAAGAGGGCCTGTGGCTCTACACTCTCTACACCCCGCTGCTGGGTGTCACCCTGGGTGGCTGCATTGTCAGCCTCGGCGTGGGTGCCGTTAAGTTCACCAAGCGCTTCATCCCGGAGGAGATTTCCGTTCAGCGTCGCCACGACGGTCCGTCTGAGGAAGTTGATCAGAAGACCATCGTCGCTCTCCTGAACGACTCCTGGCAGACCTCGACCCTGGGTCGTCGTTCCGCCATCAAGGGCCTGCTTGGCACCGGTGCAGTGCTCGCTGGCATCGGCATGATCCTGCCGTTCGGCGGCATGATCAAGAACCCGTGGAAGCCGCGCCACGAGGTAGACGTCACTGGTGACGGCACCCTGTGGACCACCGGTTGGACCCTCGTCGAAAAGGGAGAGAAGGTCTACCTGGGTCGCGACACCGGCGCCATCGCCGAGGAGGGCCACCACGGCTACTCCACCAAGGGTGTTTCCCGCCTGGTTCGCATTCGCCCGGAGGATCTCTCCGCCGGCGCAATGGAAACGGTCTTCCCGCTTCCTGAGGGCGACGTCAACGATGGTGACAAGTACTCCAAGGAAGCCGATGTCTACGAGGCACACATGCACTCGATTCACGGTTCCCGCAACTCTGTGATGCTGATTCGTCTGCGCGCTCAAGATGCCGCGAAGGCGACCCTGCGCCAGGGCCAGGAGGACTTCCACTACGGCGATTACTTCGCCTACTCCAAGATCTGCACGCACATCGGTTGCCCGACCTCTCTCTACGAGCAGCAGACCAACCGCATTCTGTGCCCGTGCCACCAGTCGCAGTTCGATGCCCTCCACTACGGCAAGCCGGTCTTCGGTCCGGCCGCTCGCGCCCTGCCGCAGCTGCCGATTTCCGTTGATGAGGAAGGCTTTATGTACGCCAAGGGCAACTTCGTTGAGCCAGTTGGCCCGGCATTCTGGGAGCGTAAGTCATGA
- a CDS encoding cytochrome b: MSNQTKLATAASNMDARYTMSGGLRKQLNKVFPTHWSFLLGEIALYSFVVLLISGVYLTLFFDPSMSKVIYDGAYAPLNGVEMSRAYETALQISFEVRGGLFIRQVHHWGALLFAISIMAHMFRIFFTGAFRKPREANWVIGSILLLLSVAEGFMGYSLPDDLLSGVGLRIMSAIVIGLPIIGTWIHWMMFNGDFPGEMIIPRLYIAHVLIIPALLLGLIAAHLALVWYQKHTQFAGPGRTENNVVGVRILPIFAVKSVSFGLITFGFLFLFAGIFQINAIWNLGPYNPAQVSAGSQPDIYMLWTDGAARVMPPWELYLGNYTIPAVFWVALLCGILVALLFAYPFIEAKITGDTAHHNLLQRPRDVPVRSGLGAMALVFYTLLTLSGGNDLIAYHFQISLNAMTWIGRIGLIVLPPIAYFITYRICLGLQRSDRAVLEHGIETGVINQLPNGSFIEVHQPLGPVDEHGHPIPLEYQGAYVPKTMNELGAAGHPGRGSFFKPDAPEIAAEAARIEHENHEQQAQMFRDLEARNAEERRQLEQ; the protein is encoded by the coding sequence ATGAGCAATCAAACTAAGCTAGCAACCGCTGCTTCCAATATGGATGCCCGCTACACCATGTCGGGCGGCCTGCGTAAGCAGCTCAACAAGGTGTTCCCGACCCACTGGTCCTTCCTTTTGGGTGAAATCGCACTCTACTCCTTCGTAGTTCTGCTGATTTCGGGTGTATACCTGACCCTGTTCTTCGATCCGTCGATGTCCAAGGTCATCTACGACGGTGCGTACGCACCGCTCAACGGTGTCGAGATGTCTCGCGCCTACGAGACCGCTCTGCAGATCTCCTTCGAGGTCCGCGGTGGTCTGTTTATCCGCCAGGTCCACCACTGGGGTGCGCTTCTGTTCGCCATCTCGATCATGGCGCACATGTTCCGCATCTTCTTCACCGGCGCATTCCGCAAGCCGCGTGAGGCTAACTGGGTCATCGGCTCCATCCTTCTGCTGCTGTCCGTGGCTGAGGGCTTCATGGGCTACTCCCTGCCGGACGACCTGCTCTCCGGCGTTGGTCTGCGAATCATGTCCGCTATCGTGATTGGCCTGCCGATCATCGGTACCTGGATTCACTGGATGATGTTCAACGGCGACTTCCCGGGTGAGATGATCATCCCGCGTCTGTACATCGCACACGTGCTGATTATTCCGGCACTGCTGCTGGGTCTGATTGCGGCTCACCTGGCTCTGGTCTGGTACCAGAAGCACACCCAGTTCGCTGGTCCGGGCCGCACCGAGAACAACGTGGTCGGCGTCCGAATCCTGCCGATCTTCGCTGTGAAGTCCGTGTCCTTCGGCCTGATTACCTTCGGCTTCCTGTTCCTGTTCGCCGGTATCTTCCAGATCAACGCCATTTGGAACCTGGGCCCGTACAACCCAGCGCAGGTTTCCGCTGGTTCCCAGCCGGATATCTACATGCTGTGGACTGACGGTGCTGCCCGTGTTATGCCGCCGTGGGAGCTCTACCTGGGCAACTACACCATCCCGGCAGTCTTCTGGGTCGCTCTTCTCTGTGGCATCCTGGTTGCTCTGCTCTTCGCTTACCCGTTCATCGAGGCGAAGATTACCGGCGATACCGCACACCACAACCTGCTGCAGCGTCCGCGTGACGTTCCGGTCCGCTCCGGACTGGGCGCCATGGCTCTGGTGTTCTACACCCTGCTTACCCTGTCCGGCGGTAACGACCTGATCGCCTACCACTTCCAGATTTCGCTGAATGCGATGACCTGGATTGGTCGTATCGGTCTGATTGTCCTGCCTCCGATTGCCTACTTCATCACCTACCGCATCTGCCTCGGCCTGCAGCGCAGCGACCGCGCGGTTCTGGAACACGGCATCGAAACCGGCGTTATCAACCAGCTGCCGAACGGTTCCTTCATTGAGGTCCACCAGCCGCTGGGCCCGGTCGACGAGCACGGTCACCCGATTCCGCTGGAGTACCAGGGTGCTTACGTCCCGAAGACCATGAACGAACTCGGCGCAGCCGGCCACCCGGGTCGCGGCTCCTTCTTCAAGCCGGACGCACCTGAGATTGCCGCTGAGGCCGCTCGTATCGAACACGAGAACCACGAGCAGCAGGCTCAGATGTTCCGTGACCTCGAGGCCCGCAATGCCGAAGAGCGTCGCCAGCTCGAGCAGTAA
- a CDS encoding ABC-F family ATP-binding cassette domain-containing protein, translating into MSTSPSSFGSAGAQASPTQLVANNLNFDYEGTPVLRNVSLSLSSGDVLGLVGDNGAGKSTLLWLLSGRRKPTHGSVKHVGVRVLGSQELEAPYDSTVQMLIDEALGPSKRRLEALEEAAEGMAAAASDEEATAAEQAYSEIFSDVMAHDDWNAEHNAEIVLDHLGLTGNAPDGAPLTDQLTTEISGGQRARLGLALTLIRSPEILLLDEPTNHLDERGRKLVIDTIHNHPGVVVVATHDRDFLDEVCTVIGDLVPGREGIGMFRGNYSDYDKHKRHERALWEHQWRVEEHERARLEDVVENSAREVSPGREMTDNNKMAYNQKGGRVDRQIARRVRFARQRLTELYEDGVAKPPALLGFDAPLTAPLPTKRAAAGSDEDFHIKLRGVVVPDRIKVGSLTIRPGDKVVITGPNGAGKSTLFKTILGQVSTQAGEVRIGQEATIAMLAQEQDWEDPSKTPQELYDMSPNAKVTLADLGLLSEEDTKRPVGDLSVGQQRRVALALVVANPPQILLLDEPTNHLSVDLIEEVQDAIGSAESTVIVITHDHRMINRLEARHLVVTEGEVSELPKGQKPVEFD; encoded by the coding sequence ATGTCTACGAGCCCCTCTTCCTTCGGCAGCGCCGGTGCACAGGCCTCACCCACGCAGCTTGTCGCAAATAATCTCAATTTTGACTACGAGGGGACCCCCGTACTGCGTAACGTATCACTTTCGTTGTCCAGCGGTGACGTACTTGGGCTGGTCGGTGACAACGGAGCGGGAAAGTCAACCCTGCTGTGGCTTCTCTCTGGCCGTCGCAAACCCACTCACGGTTCTGTAAAACACGTCGGAGTTCGCGTGCTCGGTTCCCAGGAGCTTGAAGCGCCCTATGATTCCACCGTTCAGATGCTCATCGACGAGGCTCTCGGCCCGTCTAAACGCCGCCTGGAAGCCCTTGAGGAGGCCGCTGAGGGGATGGCTGCTGCTGCTTCTGACGAAGAGGCCACGGCCGCGGAACAAGCGTATTCCGAGATCTTCTCCGACGTCATGGCCCACGATGACTGGAACGCTGAGCACAACGCTGAAATTGTCCTAGATCACCTCGGTCTGACGGGTAACGCCCCCGATGGTGCTCCGCTGACCGATCAGCTAACAACAGAGATCTCCGGCGGCCAGCGCGCTCGCCTTGGGCTTGCTCTCACTCTCATCCGCAGCCCCGAGATTTTGCTTCTCGACGAGCCTACTAACCACCTGGATGAGCGCGGCCGCAAACTGGTCATCGACACCATTCACAACCACCCGGGCGTGGTCGTGGTGGCTACCCACGACCGAGACTTTTTAGACGAAGTCTGTACCGTTATCGGCGACCTCGTACCGGGCCGTGAGGGTATCGGCATGTTCCGAGGAAACTACTCGGACTATGACAAACACAAGCGCCACGAACGAGCTCTTTGGGAGCACCAATGGCGCGTCGAGGAGCACGAACGTGCTCGACTCGAGGATGTCGTTGAAAATAGCGCTAGGGAGGTCTCTCCCGGCAGGGAGATGACCGATAACAACAAGATGGCCTACAACCAAAAGGGTGGGCGCGTAGACCGCCAGATTGCGCGGCGCGTGCGCTTCGCCCGTCAGCGCCTGACGGAGTTGTACGAAGATGGTGTGGCGAAGCCGCCGGCCCTTCTCGGCTTCGATGCACCGCTTACTGCCCCGCTGCCCACGAAACGAGCCGCGGCGGGCAGCGACGAGGACTTTCACATCAAACTCCGCGGAGTCGTCGTTCCAGACCGGATTAAAGTCGGGTCTTTGACAATTCGCCCTGGTGACAAGGTTGTCATCACGGGGCCAAACGGGGCTGGAAAATCTACGCTGTTCAAAACCATTTTGGGTCAAGTCTCCACGCAGGCGGGAGAGGTTCGAATTGGGCAAGAAGCCACCATCGCGATGCTCGCGCAGGAACAGGACTGGGAAGACCCCTCGAAAACTCCTCAGGAGCTCTACGACATGTCCCCCAATGCGAAGGTAACGCTGGCGGACCTTGGCCTCCTCAGCGAAGAGGACACGAAGCGTCCTGTAGGCGACCTGTCCGTCGGTCAGCAAAGACGCGTCGCCTTAGCGCTAGTCGTAGCGAATCCTCCCCAGATCTTGCTTCTCGACGAGCCCACTAATCATCTCAGCGTCGACCTCATTGAAGAGGTTCAGGATGCTATCGGTTCCGCAGAGAGCACCGTCATCGTCATCACCCACGACCACCGTATGATTAACCGTCTCGAAGCCAGGCACCTCGTCGTCACAGAGGGCGAAGTTTCCGAGCTACCTAAGGGCCAGAAACCGGTCGAATTCGATTAG